The sequence tgtgttttgagggtggatgggtgggaggtgctaaactcactgaactacgggagcccacagtgcagcgtcggtggtgaaaattaaatctcagaaaatcgattttcttaaaaacacatcgtccttaactgtaaattcgaattaatagataatatcgattaatcgcccagctctagtAGAGATAGAGGTTTAATTCAGCGTGTGTCTGAGACGTTGATGCCTCCTTCTCTCAGGAAAAGGGAGCATACGGACAATCGCATACCTCCATTGACTGCATGTTGAaacgttccccctctctctctctttaaatgctTGCGCGCTAGACACGCACCCCGGATTGGTCTGTTGAGaatgcctcctcattggttcatcagagttttgtttgaagttactcaaagtaagcatatttgtgtgcgcatgcgcggctCTGTGTTactagggatgtgtgtgtgtgtgtgtgtgtctgtgtgtgtgtgactagggcgcgtgtgtgtatgtgtgtgtgtgactgtgtgtgtgtgtgtgcgtgtgtgcagataacggtttccctacagcgctagtcaaggtcatgtgcgagcgcatcagtatgtgtgtgtgtgtgtgcctgagacCCACTGTCTTTAGCGTTGTTCAGTGTGGactaggggtttgtgtgtgtgtgtgtgtgtgtgtgtgtgtgcgtgtttgtgtgtgtgtgtcgcagatGGCTAGGGTTACACAGCTCCGGAGAGTCgacatcaaagaagatcaaaataatgttttaattaagcTTATCAAAACTTATCGAAACAAAATATCAAAGCATTGCTTTACACTTTGATCGTCTTGACATTGATTGATGTGATGACGTCACAtggtggggtgatgggggggaggggggttcaaCTAGAGGTCAACCTGTCACTTTGACATGAGCGgacctatataaatatataacgtCCTGTGGTTCATAGCTGATATGGCTGTAGAGAGTCGTTTGATCAGGACCTTCGTGAGACCCCTTTATCTAAATTAGTTTAGATGGTCTGAGCCATCTAACGCAATTACCGTTGCAATCACCTGTCTGCATCGACTCACACAGATAGTGTCTTCCatggaaaataaatatattttagataagTAAAAGTTTAATTgtcttaaaatatttacaacctAGAAAAGTCTTGTGGATCGGCAGTTATCTTAATCAACTGAGTTCATGCAGATACGCGTTTAATTCATGGGGAGTGGCTTCTCGCGAACAAAGCAGATTTTTTACGCGGGATTTTCCCCCGTAAAACCTGCGTGGCTTTTCTGTATAAATTCATTGAGGAATGAGGATTCGTTACTAAAAACCAAAGAGAAGTGTATCTTTTTTTCTGCGTTGCCAAGAACGAAAAAGCGCAAGAAAACTATGGCATCTAACAGCGTTAACGGTAAGAAAGATTTTCACTATTTTCTAGAGGAGccatttacttttattttcattgtAGATGGTCTGATTTATCTTTTTTAAATTTGcaaacaacattttatttatcaATAACCAACCTCTTCCTAAATGCTATGTTTCTCACCGTTGTAATATATTGTTGCAGGGGGCGATGATCGTATGGTATCAGAAGTTGCTCGCGATGCAGCGAGTGAAAGTAAGTATTTTATTCAGCATTTACTTTTTAAacgtttactttaaaaaaaaagattttaaacgTTTACTTTTAAAAAAGATTTTAGAAGTTCTTTTACAACTGTTCGTGAAGGGGTAGTGGGGGGTGTCGCGTGTGCATCGCCCCAGAATGCAATGCGGGGGGCAGGGTGATAGGCGGGGTTTTGGGGGGTGCCTTAGTATGATTTAAACTCGACGCGCGTTTCTCTTCAAAACAGCTCTATGCATTTACCCGTGTTCCTGCGGACCGCCTTCAAGACGTCGTAAGTTAATTTACACATCGCGAAAACATTGACAAAATTTACTTAGTTTTTTCGATTACTGAGagcattttgtatttttatttacagCTATAGTGTTTGGAGAATCTAGCGTGGTGAGGCCGGTGGCAATAGTGACACCCAGAATTCGTTTAACCCTGCAAGTACCTAGTAAGTAGAGAGaaaataattatatttaatTATCAGTGATTTATGTTGTTAACTGTAATgaacatttacatattttcttCATTAGATACGCCTGTTGAAGAAGAACCCTCCGACGAGGGTAATATTTCGGATATTAATATCGATCCCGAGCAGGAGGGTTACGGGGCTCCGGATAATATCGAGGAATACGACGCTGGGTACACGCCTCCCGGTAagattttaaaaaacaaaaaacgaatTTTATTTTACCTTTTACGTGGAATAATCGAAACTCATttcttttatgttttgttttcagcATCGGACTCCGAAGATGGATATACTGACGAAGAAACCGAGTCACCTTACGTGATTCTTTTGGGGAGTGTAGAGGAATACCCTACCGAACTTTTTATTCAATACATGCAAGCTAAGGACGCTGTGGTTTTCGCTTTGGAGGACCTGGGTTTTAGTGAACGGAACGGACCATCTGAAGCGTTATCGGGAGAGCTACACCGCAGTTTGTTCACAACTATACGCCTTGTTCAGGAGTTTTGGCGCATCATTGATCACATTCACACACGGTAGGCTCGAGCTTATTAcctcttgtgtttgtttttttctgagttttttattttaatcttaTCCTTGTTAGCAACATGTCTGAAGAATCCAACTATGTAAATACCGATTTAATCAATGTTGTAAATGAATTACCGAATGTAATACTGCCTGCTACAAACCACCGGGGTTTTGATGAGCCGCATAGCGTGCCTGATGAGTTGGATCTAATCAACCAGAGTTTACTCAGTTTACAGAATAATGTTGTAAATGCACCGTTTGATGTCTGACGAAATAAATCAGAATTTGATGACAATGGATGTTGAGAATAATATTGTTTCTAGTTGTGATTTTTCTTTGGGTCAGAGTTTAAATGTTGACGCTGATGAGGGCTGTTCTAATTGGACAGCAACCCGGTCTTTGCATGGGACACTAAATGAGCCCGCTAACTGCACAGAAATATTGTCGGATACACCCGTAGCTATTAGCCCCAGTTATAATGAGGCAGATTCCTTCAATTGTGTCGAGGAGCTGTCAgatattttaaatgatattGACGGGGTACCGGCTGATCTCTCCAGCGATAACAGCTTGTTTGACCAAATTGAGCGCATGCTTGATAGTATTGAGGAGGCCGAGTTGATTAGCAACAAGCCTAACGCTCAGCAGAGTGGGTGTGGCTCTAGTTCAGCAGATTCTGACACTCGTATGGTGAAGAGACCGCGTTTTAATAACACCGAGCTTCGTAGAGCTATAAATTTTTCGGCTCTGATACAAAACGTTGATAGCTTTGCTGAATTTTTTGTAATGGTTTTGGAACAGCTAGAGGGGCTGTTGGCCGAAGCTAACCCCTTAATTTCTGCCGGTGACACGGTTACTGTAGCAATACGTGGTGATACGATCGATGTGGGGTCACGTGTACCTGTAGTCAATGGCAGGGTAGAAATGGATAATTTTCTGGCATTATTTGAAAATGCAATTCAAAGTAAAGTTGAAATATTATCAGATGATACATTACAAATCGTTATTCAAATTGTTCATGCCCCCAGAAGCGGAGCCGGAAGGAAGCGTAAATTAGCTGATCTGCTGGAATCAGAAATTGTTTGTAAAAAGTTAAGAGTTATATGTTTTCCATAACTGGAATAACTTGTGTTTTGCATTATGTGTAGTGCAGTTATTGAATCCAGAAATGAACATTGTAGACGTGGAGGCGTTGGCTAACAATTTACAGCGTGATGTTGGTCTAACTGCTGAGCATATGGTTAGTTTTGCATATACCGTTGTTTGAACAGCATCTGGGGTGTAAAATTGTGGTTCTGTATCGTGACAGGTCAAAGAAAGGATACAGTTTTTTTCAAACCAGCGAGTTACCTCATGATAGAACAATCTTCATGTATCTGCAAAAGAATCATTATTATGGTGTAAAGAATGTCAAGGCATTGTTGGGTAGTGAATATTTCTGTAAATTCTGCTATGCTACATACAGTCGTAAAATAGGTCATAAATGTGTTTACCACTGTAATGTTTGTCTTGACGCTGAATGCTACAAACGTAGTGAGGATAAGTTAACCCAATGCGTGGACTGTCAAAGGTTGTGTAGGTCACGTTATTGTTATGACGCGCACAAACGACAGACGGATTCTGTGGAGGGTAGTAGCTTGTGTAGCAGAACGTTTTACTGCCGAAACTGTAACAAGGTGTTTGACATACCATTATCAGGTCGCATGAAACATAAGTGTGCGGAGCCGCGTTGTAAGCTCTGTGGCGAGACAATTGATTCGTCACATGATCACCAGTGCTTCATTCAAACATTACCCGTGAAAGAGCCTAGTGAAAAGCTCATCTTTTATGATTTCGAATGCCACCAAGAAACGGGTAAACATGTCGCTTCATCTGCTGTATGGATTTTAAAGGGGATACTTGGACTGCTGCTGGAGAGGATTGTGTGAAGCATTTCTTCACTAGGTTTAGAAATAAGAAATTTTCAGGGAACACGTTCGTGGCTCATAATGCTAAAGGGTACGACTCGTATTTGTTGCTCAACTATCTCGTCAAGCAGGGGGTTGCGCAGGGCAGCAAGGTGATGTGCTTTACCGATGATGCATTCAATCAGAGGTTTATTGACAGCCTGTGTTTTCTGCCTATGAGGCTGGCAGCCATGCCGCGTGCGATGGGGTTCGCGACAGAAATCAAAGGGCATTTTCCCCACAGATTTAATATTCCTGAAAATCAAGGGTATGTGGGGCCTTACCCCGCCCCCGAATTCTACGATGTTGACAACATGCTGGGGAAAGACAGAGATGAGTTTTACTGCTGGTATGAGACTGTAAAAGATGGTGTCTTTAATTTTGCTAAAGAGATAGAATTGTACTGTGTAAACGACGTGAAGATTTTGAGAAATGCATGCATGATCTTCAGACGGGAAATCTTAGAAAACTCAAACGTTGATCCGTTTAGCTGCATCACTATAGCTAGCGTGTGTTTAAAAATTTTCAGAACTCGCTTTTTAGCTAGGAACACCGTGGCCATTCCTCCTTTGGACCTGTATATAAATAGACAGAAGACGTATTCTACACCCGCTATTCAGTGGCTAGAATTCTTAATGCGTAGCCagaacattcacatacaacacGCTCTCAATGGTGGTGAAGTATGGTTCGGCAGATACGCAGTAGATGGTTATTATGAGGCAGGAGATGGGTCAGGAAATGTCTTTGAATTCTTAGGATGTTTTTATCATGGATGTTCAAAGTGTTTCGCGCCGCACGTCCAACACCCCTTATACATAGACATGTCTTAcggggaggtgagagagagaacacaggaTAGAATCCAATACCTGAAGCACACCCATAAGGTACAGGTGACTGTATTGTGGGAGCATGAGTGGCTAGAAATGAGAAAATCTGATGATGTGAAATGCTTTCTCAAATCATTCGACATGCCAGAACGGCTGAACCCACGTGATGCGCTGTTTGGTGGGAGGACGAAcgcactccacctccactatgTGGCACAGCCGGGTGAGAAGATCGAGTATTACGATTTCACCTCACTTTATCcgtttgtaaataagacaaaaacataCCCTGTGGGGCACCCAACGATCATTTTTAAAGACTTTGAACCGTTGGAGAATTACTTTGGCATTTTCAGAATCAAAGTGCTTCCCCCTAGAGGTCTGTGGTTGCCTGTCCTGCCATTCCGTGTGGGGGGGGAGTTGCTGTTTCCTCTCTGTAGAGAATGCGCGATCGCAGGGATGTCAAATTGCCAGCACAGTGATGCTGAACGGGCTCTAACCGGTACGTGGTCGAGCATAGAAGTTTTGAAAGCTCTGGAGCTGGGGTATACAGTTATCAGAATTTTTGAAGTGTGGCACTTCCCGGCAAGCTCTTCAGAACTCTTTTCGGGGTACATCaagatgtttttaaaaacaaaacaggagaGCTCAGGCTACCCGGCATGAGTCAAGAACAGTGATGACAAACGCGAGTACATACGTCTGTACAGCCAGCGTGAAGGCATCGTGTTGCAGCCTGAAAATATTACCCAAAACCCTGCTAAGAGATCTGTAGCGAAGCTGGCTCTGAATTCTCTTTGGGGTAAGCTATGCCAGAGAGCTGACAGATTAAACACTACCCTTGTTTCAGAGCCTGAAGCATTTTTACAGTTCATGTTCTCTGAAATGTATAATGTCAGCAACTTCACATTTGTGACAGACGATGTGGCGATGGTTCAGTGGCGATATGCCGATCAGAGATGTTTGGATCCTGGtaattcaaatgtttttatAGGTCTTTTTACCACTGCCTATACCCGGTTGGAGCTCTATAATGTAATGGGGAAGCTTCAGAGGCGCGTGCTGTACACAGACACTGACTCTATCATTTTTGTCTCTCGCGATGGTGACTGTAAACCTATGCTCGGAGATTTCCTAGGCGATCTTACTAGCGAGCTGGCAGACGGTGATCATATTGTGGAGTTTGTGAGCGGCGGTCCAAAGACCTACGGGTACCGCACGGCTCAAGGCCAGACGGTGTTGAAAGTTAAGGGGATCACATTAAATTACAACACCAGTAAAATAGTTAACCTGAAATCTCTTACGGATCTGGTTGATACACATGTTAAAGATCCGAGTGACTTCCGGTTTCGGGCAGTATGGCGTAGGTCGCAGAGAACACGAACTCCGCAGAGCAAGGTTATTTGTTACCTATGGTGCACATTTAATTTACTTTTTTCGCGACTGAAGCTTTGTTTTAGTTTATCTCCCCGATTCACTGGCTCTGTTTTTCCCCGACATCCCTCCCCTTGTCCCTGTTGGGTAGAATCAACACCATAAAGATGAATGTGTTgcctagatttctttttttatttcaatCTATTCCCCTATACTTATCTAAAAGGTTTTTTAAAGATTTAGATCAGCTTATTATCTCTTTTATTTGGAACGGAAAGCCTCCAAGACTGAGCAAATTAGCTTTGCAAAGATTCAGATCTGATGGTGGTCTTTCCCTCCCTAATTTCTCACTTTATTATTGGTCATCACATGTTCATAAAGTACTCAATTGGATTCATTCTCCTGATTTATTGTGGTGTAGACTGGAGATTCAAACCTGTGTCTCTTCTTCTCCACTTGCTCTACTCACCTCTCCCTTACCACTTAAGATTAAAAGTTTTTCTAAaaaccctgtggtaatctccaCTCTTCGTATTTGGTGTCAGTTTAGACGCCACTTTAAATTCTTAACACCCTCCTTGTCAATGCCCATCTTAAATAATCATTTATTTCCCCCATCCCTTGCTGACACTGCTTTTCTTACCTGGCACAAGAGGGGTATAACATCTTTCAGTGACCTTTTTAGAGGCGGGACCTTTTGCACCTTTGCCCAATTGGTCTCTGAGCTCAACTTGCCTCCTTCGCATCTGTTTCGATATTTCCAGATCAGACATTGTGCCTTGTCTCTCTTCCCTAGCTCCCCTATTAGGCAGCCTTGGGATGATTTGTTGTCTCTAGACCCTTCCAAGAAGTCACTTATATCTGTGATGTATTTGCATCTTCTGAATTTAGACACACCTGGCATCTGTAAAGTTAAATGTGCTTGGGAGGAGGAGTTAGGCATCTCTCTCTCGGATCAATGGTGGGGTAGAGCGACTAAGGTAGCACAGTCTTGTTCACCTTGTGCAAGACTCCAATTGATTCAATTTAAGGTGTTGCATAGAATGCACCGTTCTAAATCTCAGCTATCCAAATTTTATCCCAGCTCAATCAGTGATAGGTGTGATAGGTGTTTGGGTTCTCCTTGTAATTTGAGCCATATGTTTTTTTATTGTCCAAACCTGCAGAGGTTCTGGTCCCGTTACTTTGATTTCATGTCCAAGGTTTTGGAGGTTGATATACAAATTTGCCCTAAGATAGCAATATTCGGCATTTCTGATCAATTATCCTCTCTTACCCGAGGTCAGGCACAGGTTTTAGCTTTTACCTCCTTACTGGCCAAACGCCGTATTCTTTTTTTATGGAAATCGCCAAACCCTCCTTCTTTTGCTCTGTGGCTTCAGGATGTGATGCAGTTTCTCAAAGTTGAGAAAATGTCATGCACATTGAAAGGCAATACTGCCTCATTCAATACTAAGTGGAACTCTTTTCTTTCCCATGTTGATTCACTTTTAACATTGCCGGCCGACTgaacttatttattatttatctatctattcacttattttttttttattttgttttattttatttccttttattcatttatttatttatttttatttatttctgtttttatgtgtgtatatgtgtatatgtttatTTACCATCGTGGGTTTGTATGGTATGGGGTGGTTCGAAGAAATGGGGAGGACGAGGGAAGGGGTGGGGGGAagaaggggggaaaaaaaaaaaagaaaatgtttgaGCTTAGACAAAGTGTTATTCTTTACTTTTCTGTAATTATTGCTGTGATATGTTTGCTCTTGCtctaaaaatataataaaaaaaaaaaaaaaaaagatccgaGTCAATCAAAAGAGCTCATGACATCACGAAACCAGATATGGCGAGATAAAAATGGTTTTCACTTAAGAAATAAACCATTATTGAAAAGATTCAGAGTCGTGTATGATAAGCGCGTACTTCTGTCTGATTTCTCCACTGTGCCTTATGGTTTTTGACATCCTTTAGTGGTCCTCAGTGTGTGGTAGGCGTGTTTAACTATTTAAGGCTGCTGGTAGGGAGAAACCCCGGtgtgtttaatatatttttatttttatttttaattgttattgttttgttctcttttcTGTACATTATTGTGTATATCTGTAAATATGAATCACTGTGATGGTTTTGATGCTAGGTTACAACATCCTTTTTCATGCATTGTAAGCGGGCCTAGCAATAGCGggaaatctttttttattaaaacaatgtTAGATAATTGTGCTGTGACATGTACACATGTTCCTGATAACATTGTTTGGTGTTACAGTTGCTGGCAGCCGCTGTATGATGATTTGctgaaaaaattaaatattaatttcatCGAAGGTATTCCAGCATCTCTGTGTGATGATGCGCTATTCCCTGTTGAGAAGATTAACTGGTTAATTATTGATGATCTGATGGAAACAGCGTCGAAAACTCCTGAGATTCAGAGGGCGTTTACAAAGTATATTCATCACAGGAATTTAAGTGTACTTTATCTGGTGCAAAATTTGTTTTATCAAGGAAAGGCGACAAGAACTATTAGTTTAAACACTAATTATATGGTTCTTTTTAAAAATCCGAGGGATAAACTCCAAATTAGTATACTGGCGCGACAGATGTACCCGAATAACACCAAATATTTTATGGAATGTTTTCTTGACGCCACGTGCCGACCATACgggtatttatttattgatctCAAAGCGCCAACCCCAGAAGAGCTACGTCTCAGATCCGGTCTG comes from Brachyhypopomus gauderio isolate BG-103 unplaced genomic scaffold, BGAUD_0.2 sc40, whole genome shotgun sequence and encodes:
- the LOC143485821 gene encoding uncharacterized protein LOC143485821; amino-acid sequence: MVSEVARDAASETLCIYPCSCGPPSRRPIVFGESSVVRPVAIVTPRIRLTLQVPNTPVEEEPSDEGNISDINIDPEQEGYGAPDNIEEYDAGYTPPASDSEDGYTDEETESPYVILLGSVEEYPTELFIQYMQAKDAVVFALEDLGFSERNGPSEALSGELHRSLFTTIRLVQEFWRIIDHIHTRPGPFPVGVPLCRLRVVMSMYGFPWVWLVCERVRSITCALSRDHEGTY